From a region of the Aeoliella mucimassa genome:
- a CDS encoding site-2 protease family protein yields MILAATGYGPMVLAILAAALGLGFIIFVHELGHFLVAKACGVKCDKFMIGFDIGGYKIGKQYGETYYGIGILPLGGYVRMMGQNDDPRMSEEQIKESEATVGQEGVETKEIMGPDGKMHQVDARSYIAKTVPQRMAIISAGVIMNVIFAFVFAMIAFTIGVPSQPSIISGTDPGAPAWTAGIGVGDQIVRINDRKTTWYDQLRGEVMLSSEDDPLELEVLRVDGESEVVQLKSSQERIKIPQIGVIGPVSLKLSDTEPTVAFTPADKVQEKIPAGSTIVAVNDQPVNDYRELQAVLVANASQSLSITLQPPAEKAESGAEPVLPEPVTVEVQPNQAQYVGLVMKMGPITAVQKGSPAEAAGLKKGDLITAINGTPVGMVDESTVGWDPRTLSDKLSAMAQSGETVELTVEHPADKEAKTEAASETISVPLRKVTWMERPVSEKSPASAPALGIAYYLLNEVVGVVPDSPAAKIEGIKPGDKIASVKLVVEEQYSKKYKVSKKPLELTDKQQAWAVILQTIQNAPPETKLELQVAREGRKENETVQVGLAMAPDQYIAPRGVKLTPVLEDRYGESIGEQASMAWGETKHALLSVYRFLYRLVNGDIDARLLGGPVTIARASYMEALKGPGTLLLFLTLISANLAVVNFLPIPVLDGGHMVFLAYEGIFRRPPNETFAGVLNLAGLAFIVCLMLFVFGLDFGLIDRGL; encoded by the coding sequence ATGATTCTTGCAGCCACCGGCTACGGTCCGATGGTGCTGGCCATTTTGGCCGCAGCACTCGGCCTGGGCTTTATTATCTTCGTGCATGAACTGGGCCACTTCCTCGTCGCCAAGGCGTGCGGCGTGAAGTGCGACAAGTTCATGATCGGCTTCGACATCGGCGGCTACAAAATCGGCAAGCAGTATGGCGAAACCTACTACGGCATCGGCATCCTGCCGCTCGGTGGTTACGTGCGCATGATGGGTCAGAACGACGACCCTCGCATGAGCGAAGAGCAGATTAAAGAGTCGGAAGCCACGGTCGGCCAGGAAGGCGTCGAAACCAAAGAGATCATGGGCCCCGATGGCAAGATGCATCAGGTCGACGCGCGGAGCTACATCGCCAAGACGGTGCCGCAGCGGATGGCCATCATCTCGGCCGGCGTGATCATGAACGTGATCTTCGCCTTCGTGTTTGCCATGATTGCGTTCACGATCGGCGTTCCCTCGCAGCCCAGCATCATCAGCGGCACCGACCCGGGCGCTCCCGCCTGGACGGCCGGCATCGGCGTTGGCGACCAGATTGTCCGCATCAACGACCGCAAGACGACCTGGTACGACCAGCTTCGCGGCGAGGTCATGCTTTCGAGCGAAGACGACCCGCTGGAGCTTGAAGTGCTTCGCGTCGATGGCGAGAGCGAAGTGGTGCAGCTCAAGTCGTCGCAAGAACGAATCAAGATTCCGCAGATCGGGGTGATCGGTCCCGTTTCGCTGAAGCTAAGCGATACCGAACCAACCGTGGCTTTTACGCCAGCCGATAAGGTGCAGGAGAAGATCCCCGCTGGTAGCACCATTGTGGCTGTCAACGACCAACCAGTGAATGACTACCGTGAACTGCAAGCGGTGCTGGTTGCTAACGCCAGCCAGTCGCTATCAATCACGCTGCAACCACCTGCCGAAAAGGCGGAGTCGGGCGCCGAACCAGTGCTGCCGGAGCCGGTGACCGTGGAGGTGCAACCGAATCAAGCGCAGTACGTGGGACTCGTGATGAAGATGGGCCCCATCACTGCGGTGCAAAAGGGCTCGCCAGCCGAAGCAGCTGGGCTGAAAAAGGGCGACCTGATTACCGCCATTAATGGCACTCCCGTCGGCATGGTCGACGAATCGACCGTGGGCTGGGATCCGCGGACCCTCTCCGACAAGCTGTCGGCCATGGCCCAAAGCGGGGAGACCGTCGAGCTGACGGTTGAGCATCCGGCCGACAAAGAAGCCAAGACCGAAGCCGCCAGCGAGACGATCTCGGTGCCGCTGCGAAAGGTCACCTGGATGGAACGCCCGGTCAGCGAGAAGAGTCCCGCATCGGCCCCCGCACTCGGCATCGCCTACTACCTGTTGAACGAAGTGGTCGGCGTCGTGCCCGACTCGCCAGCGGCAAAGATCGAAGGCATCAAGCCGGGCGATAAGATTGCCTCGGTCAAGTTGGTGGTCGAAGAGCAGTACTCCAAGAAATACAAAGTGAGCAAGAAACCATTGGAGCTGACCGACAAGCAACAAGCGTGGGCAGTGATCTTGCAGACCATTCAAAACGCTCCCCCCGAAACCAAACTGGAACTCCAGGTGGCTCGGGAAGGACGCAAAGAGAACGAGACCGTACAGGTCGGCCTGGCCATGGCCCCCGACCAGTACATCGCCCCGCGTGGGGTGAAGCTGACACCAGTGCTGGAAGATCGCTACGGCGAGTCGATCGGCGAGCAGGCCAGCATGGCTTGGGGCGAAACCAAGCACGCGCTGTTGAGCGTCTACCGATTCCTCTACCGGCTCGTGAACGGCGACATCGACGCCCGCCTGCTGGGTGGTCCGGTCACGATCGCCCGGGCGAGCTACATGGAAGCTTTGAAGGGTCCCGGCACGCTGCTGCTGTTCCTCACGCTGATCAGTGCGAACCTGGCGGTAGTGAATTTCCTGCCGATTCCCGTGCTCGACGGCGGTCACATGGTGTTCCTGGCCTACGAGGGTATCTTCCGTCGTCCGCCGAACGAAACCTTCGCTGGCGTCCTGAATCTGGCCGGTTTGGCCTTTATTGTCTGCTTGATGCTGTTTGTATTCGGGCTCGACTTTGGCCTGATCGACCGCGGCTTGTAA
- the dxr gene encoding 1-deoxy-D-xylulose-5-phosphate reductoisomerase, translated as MGPSQLPSEVSSNPQAESPRRIAVMGATGSIGDNALQVIAASQGRLTAVALSAHSRLERLVELAKKFTPKWVIATDEVAAKAYKWRGLPKETELLVGAEALEQVARDAEVDTVLAAIVGSAGLGSTLAAVEAGKTVALANKETLVAAGPIVKKLADKHGATLLPVDSEHSAIFQSLKSGTRSEVHRIVITASGGPFRTWNADALRQVTVDEALAHPTWDMGPKITIDSATLMNKALEIVEARWLFDLPADRIEVMIHPQCIVHSMVEFVDGSVIAQMSPPDMRLPIQYALEYPHRREAVAPRIDWTQRMHLEFEPADIGRYPAIELGFRAARKGGTAGVVVNAANETAVAQFLEGELHFTEIVPACKSVLESHNFNPTPTLDELAKLDQWARREVENWVCA; from the coding sequence GTGGGTCCCAGCCAACTCCCTTCCGAAGTCAGCAGCAACCCGCAGGCCGAGTCGCCTCGTCGGATTGCGGTCATGGGTGCCACCGGCAGCATCGGCGACAACGCGCTCCAAGTGATTGCTGCCAGCCAGGGGCGGTTAACCGCTGTTGCGTTGTCGGCCCACAGCCGACTCGAACGTCTGGTGGAGCTGGCCAAGAAGTTCACGCCGAAGTGGGTGATCGCTACCGACGAAGTGGCCGCGAAGGCCTACAAATGGCGCGGACTGCCGAAAGAAACCGAACTGCTCGTCGGCGCCGAAGCCCTGGAGCAAGTCGCCCGCGATGCGGAAGTCGACACGGTGCTCGCAGCGATCGTCGGCAGTGCCGGCCTCGGCAGCACACTGGCTGCGGTCGAAGCAGGCAAGACCGTTGCCCTGGCAAACAAGGAAACCTTGGTAGCCGCGGGGCCGATCGTCAAAAAGCTGGCCGACAAGCACGGCGCAACGCTGTTGCCGGTGGATAGCGAGCATAGTGCGATCTTCCAATCGCTGAAGTCGGGCACGCGGAGCGAAGTGCACCGCATCGTGATTACCGCCAGCGGCGGGCCCTTCCGCACCTGGAATGCCGACGCGCTGCGTCAGGTGACCGTCGACGAAGCCCTGGCTCACCCCACCTGGGACATGGGCCCCAAGATCACCATCGACTCGGCGACGCTTATGAACAAAGCGCTTGAGATCGTCGAAGCACGGTGGTTATTCGACTTGCCGGCCGATCGCATCGAGGTGATGATTCACCCGCAATGCATCGTCCACTCGATGGTGGAGTTCGTGGATGGTTCGGTGATCGCCCAGATGAGCCCCCCCGACATGCGGCTGCCGATCCAGTACGCTCTGGAATATCCGCACCGTCGGGAAGCCGTGGCTCCAAGAATCGACTGGACCCAGCGAATGCACCTGGAGTTCGAACCGGCCGACATTGGTCGCTATCCGGCCATCGAGCTTGGTTTTCGTGCTGCCCGCAAGGGTGGCACGGCCGGCGTGGTGGTCAACGCGGCCAACGAAACGGCCGTAGCGCAGTTCCTGGAAGGGGAACTACATTTCACCGAAATTGTACCAGCATGCAAGAGCGTGCTTGAATCACATAACTTTAATCCAACGCCCACCCTCGACGAGCTGGCAAAGCTCGACCAGTGGGCCAGGCGGGAAGTAGAAAATTGGGTATGTGCTTAA
- the ftsH gene encoding ATP-dependent zinc metalloprotease FtsH has product MDNQPSPNPNSGDKKQAPQGGSFIWYLLALGVGLLFLVTMLTTGSQLKIKLSDFEKLVVASKQDVPEDQLEEHPGWITIEKKKGDVTYTYKISMLDNVVVGDEAVTGTVTQKLESVTGTDAALDADDMKPVEEVRFQTNRVEGDGIPELLRENGIERQGQEPDNPLLGWIPFILMMTVFVGLFVFMIRRMGGAGSPMAFGRSRGKLYAQEDIDITFDDVAGIEEAVDELREVVDFLKNPERYQRLGGRIPKGVLLVGPPGTGKTLLGKAVAGEAGVPFFSISGSDFVEMFVGVGAARVRDMFQQAEQRAPCIIFIDELDALGKTRGSGNLGGHDEREQTLNALLVEMDGFGSNSGVIVMGATNRPETLDPALLRPGRFDRHVLVDRPDVSGREEILEVHLQKIKVDSEVDVKALAGITSGFVGADLANMVNEAALLAARNGKELVGMEEFNEAVERVSVGLEKRSRIIQEDEKLRLAYHEAGHALVAYSLPNTDPVHKVSIIPRGLGALGYMMQRPEKDRFMMTRGQLESDIQVCLAGTLSEELVFDDVGNGATSDLERATETARSMVMDYGMSRLGRIKFREGGRGAFLAGSEGPAQRYYSEQTAREIDQEVKRIIDEQLDRTRGILESRRLALDAIANTLIEHEVIDGSTLQKVIEESHPSPRLVPGTDLERKPTPAPQPKPSEGDTAEGTGGA; this is encoded by the coding sequence ATGGATAACCAACCCTCCCCAAACCCCAACAGCGGCGACAAAAAACAGGCTCCGCAGGGGGGGAGTTTCATCTGGTACCTGCTGGCGCTCGGCGTCGGTTTGCTGTTTTTGGTCACCATGTTGACCACTGGCAGTCAGCTCAAAATCAAGCTTAGCGACTTCGAAAAGCTCGTGGTTGCTAGCAAGCAAGACGTGCCCGAAGACCAGCTCGAAGAACATCCCGGCTGGATCACCATCGAGAAAAAGAAGGGCGACGTTACCTATACCTACAAGATCTCGATGCTCGACAACGTGGTGGTCGGCGACGAAGCCGTGACTGGCACCGTGACCCAAAAGCTGGAAAGCGTCACAGGTACCGATGCCGCGCTCGATGCCGACGACATGAAGCCGGTCGAGGAAGTCCGCTTCCAGACCAACCGCGTGGAAGGGGACGGCATCCCCGAACTCCTCCGCGAAAATGGCATCGAACGCCAGGGCCAGGAGCCCGACAACCCGCTGCTCGGCTGGATTCCGTTCATCCTGATGATGACCGTGTTCGTCGGATTGTTCGTGTTCATGATCCGCCGAATGGGCGGCGCCGGTTCGCCTATGGCATTCGGACGCAGCCGCGGCAAGCTCTACGCTCAAGAAGACATCGATATCACCTTTGACGACGTCGCCGGCATCGAAGAAGCCGTCGACGAGCTTCGCGAAGTGGTCGACTTCCTCAAAAACCCCGAACGATACCAACGCCTGGGGGGGCGCATTCCCAAGGGTGTGCTGCTCGTAGGCCCTCCCGGTACCGGTAAAACGCTGCTCGGCAAAGCCGTCGCTGGCGAGGCCGGTGTGCCATTCTTCTCGATCAGCGGCTCGGACTTCGTCGAAATGTTTGTCGGCGTCGGTGCTGCCCGCGTCCGCGATATGTTCCAACAGGCCGAGCAACGTGCGCCGTGCATTATCTTTATCGACGAGCTCGACGCCCTCGGCAAAACCCGCGGCAGCGGCAATCTGGGTGGTCACGACGAACGCGAGCAAACGCTCAACGCGTTGCTGGTCGAGATGGATGGCTTCGGCAGCAACAGCGGTGTGATCGTGATGGGTGCGACCAACCGCCCCGAAACGCTCGACCCCGCGCTGCTCCGCCCGGGACGTTTCGATCGCCATGTGCTGGTCGATCGCCCCGACGTTTCCGGCCGTGAAGAAATCCTGGAAGTCCATCTGCAGAAGATCAAAGTCGACTCCGAAGTCGACGTAAAGGCCTTGGCCGGCATCACCAGCGGTTTTGTCGGTGCCGATCTGGCGAACATGGTTAACGAAGCCGCGCTGCTCGCTGCCCGCAATGGCAAAGAGCTGGTCGGCATGGAAGAGTTCAACGAAGCGGTCGAACGCGTGAGCGTCGGTCTCGAAAAGCGCAGCCGCATCATTCAGGAAGACGAAAAGCTCCGCCTGGCCTATCACGAAGCGGGACACGCTTTGGTGGCTTACTCGCTGCCGAATACCGATCCGGTTCATAAGGTCTCCATCATTCCTCGTGGTTTGGGAGCCCTCGGGTACATGATGCAGCGTCCTGAGAAGGACCGCTTTATGATGACTCGCGGGCAGCTCGAAAGTGATATTCAAGTTTGCCTGGCCGGCACGCTCTCCGAAGAGCTCGTGTTCGACGACGTCGGCAACGGCGCGACCAGCGACTTGGAGCGAGCGACCGAAACCGCCCGCAGCATGGTCATGGACTACGGCATGAGCCGCCTGGGACGCATCAAGTTCCGCGAAGGTGGCCGAGGAGCCTTCCTCGCTGGCAGCGAAGGTCCCGCCCAGCGGTACTACAGCGAGCAAACCGCCCGCGAGATCGACCAGGAAGTCAAACGCATCATCGACGAGCAGCTCGACCGCACGCGCGGCATTCTCGAGTCCCGCCGGCTGGCCCTCGACGCGATCGCCAACACGCTGATCGAGCACGAAGTGATCGACGGCAGCACGCTGCAGAAGGTGATCGAGGAATCGCACCCGAGCCCCCGCCTGGTGCCAGGCACCGACCTCGAGCGCAAGCCGACCCCAGCCCCTCAGCCCAAGCCCAGCGAAGGCGACACCGCCGAAGGGACCGGCGGAGCCTAA
- a CDS encoding S8 family serine peptidase, whose amino-acid sequence MGKKRASHTRPQAEPPYQRAAAELRQTASTDTPSLFSRSGSPELETTGRVIMTAVDNDPDAVKRIVRDLKNRAGISNTLTLTAGDESASASDDVEATVLSEFGIVIVDAAPDQIVAAESMVQGASAPAKEYCHVEREYYCYTASDIDELQPSTTGRTRDYWIGYKAGVSRAVDEILLDFNDKGISETTTPSLSDEGYIPLDTTADESMVAGQEFTWGLQATRVSISRLNGQGVKAAVLDTGIDLRHPDFQGRIAASRSFVQGLTVQDGNGHGTHCAGTLGGSSTAGTIRYGVAPAVELYIGKVLNNQGRGREGDVVQGIHWALGQGCRVISVSIQRRVIKCQVPVSIAYETAGANALRRGALVIAAAGNHSNRQSSQYVPVSAPANCPSIVGVGAISQRRRLANFTNRAFCKGGDVDFVAPGVDIYSSDVTPNGYRSRNGTSMATPHVSGIAALIVQQEPGVSGQEIYNQLRANALGAVGGSTRDFGHGLARALV is encoded by the coding sequence ATGGGAAAGAAACGAGCCAGTCACACTCGTCCGCAAGCTGAGCCGCCTTACCAACGAGCGGCCGCTGAACTACGCCAAACAGCCTCGACAGACACTCCCAGCCTTTTCTCGCGTTCTGGATCGCCGGAACTGGAGACTACCGGTCGTGTTATCATGACAGCAGTGGATAATGATCCTGATGCCGTCAAGAGAATCGTCCGCGACTTGAAAAACCGGGCAGGAATTAGCAACACCTTAACTCTGACAGCAGGTGATGAGTCGGCCTCAGCGAGTGATGATGTCGAAGCAACCGTGTTGAGCGAATTCGGCATTGTGATTGTGGACGCTGCTCCCGATCAAATAGTGGCTGCAGAATCAATGGTTCAAGGAGCAAGCGCTCCGGCCAAAGAGTATTGCCACGTAGAACGAGAGTATTACTGCTATACAGCGAGCGATATCGACGAACTACAGCCATCTACGACAGGTCGCACTCGGGACTATTGGATCGGTTACAAAGCAGGAGTGAGCCGAGCCGTCGACGAGATTCTCCTAGACTTCAACGATAAGGGCATCTCTGAGACTACGACTCCATCACTTAGTGATGAGGGTTACATTCCACTCGACACCACTGCCGATGAGTCGATGGTTGCCGGCCAAGAATTCACCTGGGGATTACAAGCGACTCGAGTCTCCATATCACGTCTGAACGGCCAAGGGGTAAAAGCGGCCGTACTCGACACGGGAATAGACCTGCGACATCCTGATTTCCAAGGGCGTATTGCAGCTTCAAGGAGCTTCGTACAAGGCCTCACGGTACAAGATGGAAACGGTCATGGAACGCATTGCGCAGGCACTCTTGGCGGAAGTTCTACCGCAGGCACTATTAGATATGGGGTAGCTCCTGCAGTTGAATTGTACATTGGTAAGGTTCTCAACAATCAGGGTCGAGGACGCGAGGGTGACGTTGTCCAAGGTATTCACTGGGCACTAGGACAAGGCTGTCGAGTGATATCAGTCTCCATACAACGTCGCGTTATTAAATGTCAGGTACCAGTCTCAATCGCCTATGAAACAGCAGGGGCCAATGCTCTCCGTCGAGGGGCGCTAGTTATAGCTGCGGCAGGCAACCACTCTAACCGGCAAAGCAGTCAATATGTCCCGGTCTCTGCTCCAGCGAATTGCCCTTCTATCGTAGGTGTCGGAGCGATTAGCCAGCGTCGCAGGTTGGCTAACTTCACGAATCGCGCTTTCTGCAAAGGTGGAGATGTCGACTTTGTTGCACCAGGAGTCGACATCTACTCCAGTGATGTCACGCCGAATGGCTACCGAAGTCGTAATGGCACAAGCATGGCTACGCCTCACGTTTCTGGAATCGCCGCGCTGATCGTGCAACAAGAGCCAGGTGTAAGCGGACAGGAAATCTATAATCAGCTTCGAGCCAATGCATTGGGCGCTGTAGGAGGAAGCACTAGAGACTTCGGGCACGGACTCGCTCGTGCACTCGTATAG
- a CDS encoding type IV pilus twitching motility protein PilT, with amino-acid sequence MDGTLTPDVELKRLLYFLSTHEASDLHIKFGYSPYVRVGGHLRKLELPPIATSDEVKKMITPFVPGDRLGEFEKNGSLDFAATGDTGDRFRINMFLSKGEVTVAIRRVQAKILNYDDLTLPKIYNDVIGKTTEGLILVCGVTGSGKSSTLAAMLEHINQHRSLHIVTIEDPIEFSFQGKKSIISQREIGTDTPDFASALRVVVRQDPDCILIGEMRDRETMLAAIQAAETGHLVLGSLHCANVELSFSRILEFFDRSEHTFIRSSLASSLKAIMCQRLVPGIEDGSRFPATEVLLVNSVVKSKIIREEDEDMSAILHQCREEGMRDYTHSLCELVEQQLILREVAMDYAPSREVLSSALKGIDSAASSIISRVR; translated from the coding sequence GTGGATGGCACTTTGACTCCGGACGTTGAGCTGAAGAGACTGCTCTACTTTCTCAGCACCCACGAGGCTTCCGATCTGCACATCAAGTTCGGTTACTCCCCTTACGTGCGTGTCGGTGGACACCTGCGGAAATTGGAACTCCCGCCAATCGCCACCTCCGACGAAGTCAAAAAGATGATCACTCCGTTTGTGCCGGGCGATCGACTTGGGGAGTTCGAGAAAAATGGATCGCTCGACTTTGCCGCTACCGGCGACACCGGCGATCGGTTTCGCATCAACATGTTTCTCTCCAAGGGAGAGGTCACCGTCGCCATTCGTCGCGTCCAGGCCAAGATACTCAACTACGACGATTTAACGCTCCCCAAGATCTACAACGATGTCATTGGCAAGACGACCGAGGGACTTATCCTGGTGTGCGGCGTGACCGGCTCGGGAAAAAGCTCGACCCTGGCGGCAATGCTCGAACACATCAACCAGCACCGCAGCCTGCACATTGTCACCATCGAAGATCCCATCGAGTTTTCGTTCCAGGGCAAGAAGAGCATCATCTCGCAGCGCGAAATCGGCACCGACACGCCCGACTTCGCCAGTGCCCTGCGCGTGGTGGTGCGGCAGGACCCCGATTGCATCCTGATCGGCGAGATGCGCGATCGCGAGACGATGCTCGCCGCCATCCAGGCCGCCGAAACCGGCCACCTGGTGCTCGGCTCGCTGCACTGCGCGAATGTGGAGCTAAGCTTCTCGCGGATCCTCGAGTTCTTCGACCGCTCGGAGCACACGTTCATTCGCTCGTCGCTGGCCAGCAGCCTGAAAGCCATCATGTGCCAACGCCTGGTGCCCGGCATCGAGGACGGTTCTCGCTTCCCTGCCACCGAGGTGTTGTTGGTGAACTCAGTGGTCAAGTCGAAAATCATCCGCGAAGAGGACGAAGACATGAGCGCCATCCTGCACCAATGCCGCGAGGAAGGCATGCGCGACTACACCCACTCGCTATGCGAGCTGGTCGAGCAGCAGCTGATCCTCCGCGAAGTTGCGATGGACTACGCCCCCAGCCGCGAAGTACTCAGCTCGGCCCTCAAAGGCATCGACTCGGCGGCGAGCTCGATTATTTCGCGGGTGAGGTAA
- a CDS encoding DUF1963 domain-containing protein produces MHPPVDFEHWATLFPKETFERTSGPRQYDSTEPGDPLDLWKAQGAIITSPAELCEIELVRKEYEKTKDLGPAVPVDIFMWSVEPPEKPYLTKLGGTPHREAGLPWPTIEGMPLTFVGQFCFADSRDIVSDKLPNDVMLIFFKDAESIYDRSGVYVEWSSIELESPLSPDQCPAPSFTVPQLSGHIYRTNEYPESWEVFEQAGHDQCYLFPTTQSTKIGRETYFIQGGPNLLKRELFCALNSVDPPSYPSECKWPLIGLEALPDDWDQPDDHDGWGKYQMMFGDVGCMYFMIDEQGRVSWDWDCY; encoded by the coding sequence GTGCATCCACCAGTCGACTTCGAGCATTGGGCAACGCTGTTCCCCAAGGAAACGTTTGAAAGAACAAGTGGGCCTCGGCAGTACGACTCCACTGAGCCAGGAGACCCCTTGGACTTGTGGAAAGCTCAAGGGGCGATCATTACCAGCCCCGCCGAGTTGTGCGAAATCGAACTGGTTCGCAAGGAGTATGAGAAGACCAAGGATTTGGGGCCGGCGGTGCCTGTCGACATCTTTATGTGGAGTGTGGAACCACCCGAAAAGCCGTATCTGACAAAACTGGGAGGTACTCCTCATCGCGAGGCAGGCCTGCCTTGGCCAACGATAGAGGGTATGCCGTTGACCTTTGTGGGTCAGTTCTGTTTTGCTGATTCGCGCGACATTGTATCGGATAAGTTGCCGAACGATGTCATGCTGATCTTCTTCAAAGACGCCGAGAGTATCTACGACAGAAGTGGCGTATACGTCGAGTGGAGTTCTATCGAACTCGAATCTCCCCTTTCGCCCGACCAGTGTCCTGCGCCGTCGTTTACTGTGCCCCAACTCTCGGGCCACATTTACCGCACGAACGAGTATCCCGAGAGTTGGGAGGTGTTTGAGCAAGCAGGCCATGATCAGTGCTATTTGTTTCCAACGACTCAATCTACCAAGATTGGGCGCGAAACGTACTTCATTCAAGGTGGTCCTAACCTATTAAAGAGAGAACTGTTTTGTGCCCTCAATTCTGTTGATCCACCATCCTATCCTTCCGAATGTAAGTGGCCGTTGATTGGTCTGGAGGCCTTGCCGGACGACTGGGATCAACCAGACGATCACGATGGATGGGGGAAGTATCAAATGATGTTTGGGGACGTCGGGTGCATGTACTTCATGATCGACGAACAGGGCAGGGTGTCTTGGGACTGGGATTGCTACTAG
- a CDS encoding SMI1/KNR4 family protein translates to MSTDHDVFVALKRRADAGELKTDEPLLKGDTSPLDVQTLAAVEATLGRPLPSLLFRIYSEIQNGGFGDSYGFLGLVGGPTNEFNLDAIGLWKACCEPNPNDDFWDWPKHLLPIGHLGCGMYHCIDCSTQAGAIVLFEPNPHEDEEPWDDAFFAVCPSLADYLDTWLRGENIWEVFPPQPIA, encoded by the coding sequence ATGAGTACTGATCACGATGTTTTTGTCGCATTGAAGCGGCGTGCTGATGCGGGGGAATTGAAAACGGACGAGCCACTTCTCAAGGGCGACACGTCGCCGCTGGATGTTCAAACCTTGGCGGCGGTCGAAGCAACGTTGGGTCGTCCGCTTCCCTCGCTGTTGTTCCGTATCTACTCCGAGATTCAAAACGGTGGATTCGGTGATTCTTATGGATTTCTTGGGCTAGTCGGCGGTCCCACAAACGAGTTCAATCTCGATGCGATCGGTTTGTGGAAAGCGTGTTGCGAACCGAATCCGAACGATGATTTCTGGGATTGGCCAAAGCACCTGCTGCCGATCGGGCATCTCGGCTGTGGGATGTATCACTGCATCGACTGCAGCACTCAGGCGGGGGCGATCGTATTGTTTGAGCCCAATCCACATGAAGATGAGGAACCATGGGACGACGCGTTCTTCGCGGTTTGCCCATCACTGGCTGACTACCTCGATACCTGGCTGCGAGGCGAGAATATCTGGGAGGTATTTCCACCGCAACCTATTGCCTAG
- the prfB gene encoding peptide chain release factor 2 (programmed frameshift) yields the protein MEREYIDRTTAIEEALTQLRDSLDYAHKKEQIAAIEREQGDPGFWNDQEKAQERIGELKSLTSVVGPLDEAIAAADDLAAMVEMAEEDDSFAAEVPAEVERIEALLERLKLSALLSGTHDAAGAIMTINARDGGTDANDWAEMLLRMYIQWANKNDYKIELIDRQDNEEAGINNATIAIRGPMAYGYLRGETGIHRLVRISPFNSEGKRQTSFAAVDVSPEINDSVEVEINEGDVREDTYRASGAGGQHVNKTDSAVRLTHEPTGIVVQCQNERSQHKNRATAWKMLRARMARIEEEKREAEEAAKYEQQAKTGFGSQIRNYFLHPDQRVKDARTKFQMGNFHAVLDGDIQGFLESTLRWRAGQPIEDDDE from the exons ATGGAAAGAGAATACATCGATCGCACCACCGCGATTGAGGAGGCCCTGACTCAGCTCAGGGACTCTCTT GACTACGCTCATAAGAAAGAGCAAATCGCCGCGATCGAACGAGAGCAGGGTGATCCGGGGTTCTGGAACGATCAAGAAAAGGCGCAAGAGCGAATCGGCGAGCTGAAGTCGCTCACCTCGGTCGTAGGGCCGCTCGACGAAGCGATTGCCGCCGCCGACGACCTGGCCGCGATGGTCGAGATGGCTGAAGAGGACGACTCGTTCGCTGCCGAAGTGCCTGCGGAGGTCGAACGCATCGAAGCACTGCTTGAGCGACTCAAGCTCAGCGCGCTGCTCTCCGGCACGCACGACGCCGCCGGGGCGATCATGACCATCAACGCCCGCGACGGTGGCACCGACGCGAACGACTGGGCCGAGATGCTGCTCCGCATGTACATCCAGTGGGCGAACAAGAACGACTACAAGATCGAACTGATCGATCGCCAGGACAACGAAGAGGCCGGCATCAACAACGCGACCATCGCCATTCGCGGGCCGATGGCCTACGGCTACCTGCGCGGCGAAACCGGCATCCACCGTCTGGTGCGGATCAGCCCGTTCAACTCCGAAGGCAAACGCCAAACCAGCTTTGCCGCAGTCGACGTGTCGCCCGAGATTAACGACTCGGTCGAAGTCGAAATCAACGAAGGCGACGTTCGCGAAGACACCTACCGCGCGAGCGGTGCCGGCGGGCAGCACGTCAACAAAACCGACTCGGCGGTGCGTCTCACCCACGAACCGACCGGCATCGTCGTGCAGTGCCAGAACGAACGCTCGCAGCACAAGAATCGGGCCACTGCCTGGAAGATGCTTCGCGCCCGCATGGCTCGCATCGAGGAAGAAAAACGCGAAGCCGAGGAGGCCGCCAAGTACGAACAGCAGGCCAAAACCGGTTTCGGCTCGCAGATTCGCAACTACTTCCTGCATCCCGACCAACGCGTAAAAGACGCCCGCACCAAGTTTCAGATGGGCAACTTCCACGCGGTGCTCGATGGCGACATCCAAGGCTTCCTCGAAAGCACTTTACGCTGGCGAGCGGGCCAACCGATTGAGGACGACGACGAGTAA